Proteins found in one Candidatus Nitrosopelagicus brevis genomic segment:
- a CDS encoding 4a-hydroxytetrahydrobiopterin dehydratase: MGLSKLSDNEIQEGLRELNGWSVQNGKLHKEIEFSDFDVAWNFMTIAVVEIQKMNHHPEWFNVYNKLVIDLMTHDVGGISQNDINLAKYLDKIPVIPSL; the protein is encoded by the coding sequence ATGGGATTGTCAAAACTTTCAGATAATGAGATTCAAGAGGGTCTAAGAGAGTTGAATGGATGGAGTGTTCAAAATGGTAAATTACACAAAGAAATCGAATTTTCTGACTTTGATGTAGCATGGAATTTTATGACTATAGCAGTTGTTGAAATTCAAAAAATGAATCATCATCCAGAGTGGTTTAATGTTTACAATAAACTTGTGATTGATCTTATGACACATGATGTAGGAGGAATTTCTCAAAATGACATCAATCTTGCAAAATATCTAGATAAGATACCAGTGATTCCATCACTCTAG
- a CDS encoding asparagine synthase C-terminal domain-containing protein, with product MNQLLDEILNSIKTTVLDNSVGVAFSGGVDSTLIAKLLDDNGYDIHLLTIGFPDSHDINFAKEVNEILKFKHNILEIELESFQETSEKVNDIIKTDNLSWNENSIAFYYVSKLAKKLGISTVVTANGIDELFCGYNAYREAIGIGVDEVMNVMNQKLDNEKKMMIAVNNVTSLFDVRILQPLLDENFISYAKTIPISEKIIDENDLQRKHAIRKLAASCGVPEISAYKQKKALQYGSKIHKQLLKLR from the coding sequence ATGAATCAACTATTAGACGAAATTCTTAATTCCATCAAAACTACTGTATTAGATAATTCTGTTGGTGTTGCTTTTTCAGGCGGTGTGGATAGTACATTAATTGCAAAACTGTTGGATGACAATGGTTATGATATACATCTTCTAACTATTGGTTTTCCTGATTCACATGACATTAATTTTGCAAAAGAGGTAAATGAAATTCTAAAATTTAAACATAATATTTTAGAAATTGAACTAGAATCTTTTCAAGAAACTAGCGAAAAGGTAAATGATATTATAAAAACTGATAATCTTTCCTGGAATGAAAATTCAATTGCGTTTTATTATGTTTCAAAATTAGCTAAAAAATTGGGAATTTCCACAGTTGTCACTGCAAATGGAATTGATGAATTATTTTGTGGTTATAATGCATATCGTGAGGCTATCGGAATTGGAGTTGATGAAGTAATGAATGTCATGAATCAAAAGTTGGATAATGAGAAAAAAATGATGATTGCTGTTAACAATGTTACATCATTATTTGATGTAAGAATATTACAACCTTTACTGGATGAAAATTTTATTTCATATGCAAAAACTATCCCAATCTCTGAAAAGATAATTGATGAAAATGATTTACAACGTAAGCATGCTATAAGAAAACTTGCAGCATCTTGTGGTGTACCTGAAATATCTGCTTACAAACAAAAAAAAGCATTACAATATGGGTCTAAAATACACAAACAGCTCTTAAAATTACGATAA